The Brassica napus cultivar Da-Ae chromosome C1, Da-Ae, whole genome shotgun sequence DNA segment ACCAGGATGGCCAGTCCGGTCataccataaagtgtataattttgTAGGTAAATCATTCTGGTTACCATGACTattgcctctatcatactgatcttggcatagtctagatcaatagagaatgcatgtatagttttttttttttttttttttagaactcaTTATGGCCTTGgacgattttatacatatatctgaaggaactctttgtttccttcgcccattgtttcaatatggaaaccattcattcttatatctttatataatctTAATGGGTTTAGCtgtgtgaatataaaacatctAAATGCTTGCCCTTATACATATCTGGCCATAGCCCTTAATGTGTACCATACCCGCAAATCATATTGGCATTTTCAAAAATCAatcattccttttattaagttttaataaaacaagttcatagaaatgaaaaacatcaaaacaaagaacatagaatttagattacaaatgtcgaaatcaaccttcagtttttttttttttttttttttacaatctgaagtttcataatccataagattgtccttctcatgattgaagtcgttttcatcatcttggtaAGTCATATGGGCTTTAGGATTCTTTCCTTTCaagctctcttgatagaggtcaactagatgcttgggagtcctacaagtcttagcccaatgattgctcattccacatctatggcacacgtaTTTCTCTGATTTAGTCGAGTGTTGGGGTTTGAAAGAAGATCCACGGCCACGAACATGGCCTCTTCCAAATGAGTCACGGTCCCGtccatggtctcgaccatttCCTCGCCCGCGGCCAAAGGATCTTCGACCGTGGCCACGTCCGTTCGATTTgtctcgaccacggccatgctGGTCGTTTCCTTGGACGTGGTTGGACTCTTTATTGTCCTCTGTAGCATGTGCATCAGGCAGTGGAGCTGATCCAAGTGGTCTCATCTGACTGTTTCTCATTagtaattcattgttctgctcagcgagcaagagacaagaaataagattagcataggttttgaaacctttcactcggtactgttgttgtaacagcacatttcttgcatggaaagtggaaaaggttttctcaagcatatcctgttccgtaatactttcaccacacagtttcattttagaaacaatcttaaacagtgcagagttatattcgtccacagacttatagtcttggatcctcAAATccgtccaatcaaaccgagcttttggtaagatcaccgttctctggtgatcatatctcgatttcaattcagtccaaagatctagtggattctcaatggttagatattgatccttgagactctcagctagatgatgacgaatgatcaagatgactctgtaacgatccttttcattggcattattgttctcggtgatacattcactgAGACCCTTGGATTtcaagatgatcttagcatcgagcgcccactgaaggtaattgtctcgagatagatttagggcagcgaaatcaaggttgttgattttcgacatctgaagttatagattaatatttttagaacttttaggaatagtttttaatgtttaaacgattagggttttatgttcaaacaatcaaacaagcctTCACAGCCAAGATCAATGCCTCACGGCCAATGAGCAAGCAACACGGCCATGGATGCAAACTAGTTCGtttttatgcatttagtttgtcgtgcaattgcaatcctaacatggtttgtttctatcagttcatgatgcaatcaaaacaagcaaacctatcggccaagcaaagatcaagccacacggctatttgattcaattcaacaccattcctagaataagttttaagtgtaattgcaatcaatcaatgtgattaagttatggtatgaatgcaacaaggccacacggccacgagtatgatcaagtctagaacagtttaacctaatatgtagtttcagattttgattttaaaataatctaaactaggtcattagggttttagtttaaacaagccaaacaatcagattcgagtttgaacaatcctaacaatagttctaggttataaaatcaaccaatcaatgttcaatttcaaacaatcaaaatcgattGTCAGAATTAGGGGTTTAGTGTttcgattttattaacaagcaatttcaatttcaggatgatcaaattcaatctcaatcaatcaatcaatcaatcagttttaattaatcaatagctttcgaattagggttgagggatttcgaaaatttgatcttagatcaaagggatttgatttgagattcaaaacctttaaggttctgattttaattgatcaatggatcaatctcgatttttagggtttggggatcgaacttatagagcttcgatttactcgcttagggattgatctattatcatatggctttcatcttagagattatattttagggtttcattctttacaatcaaccaaattcgattcattatgttcttagaattcgaaataccttttgtttagttgtttgtagaaaccggaccaccaagaatgAACCTAGAGCTAAGACACgatcgggacgcgagctggctggGACGCGAGCTGCTTCTATCGGATCGCGAGCGGCTCTGATGCGAACGGAAGCTGTTGCTGTCGGATCGCGAGCTGTCCTTGATGTAGGATGGAGCTGAgttcgtctaggatcaggaacgccttggggctggagctgatcaggtggacacgagctggaacggagtcgcgaacggattagggttcgtcgatatcgtcgggttcggattagggttccaaagcaaatcggTGTGCACTATATCTGTGCGTGAGGGCGCGTCAGTGGTGAGATCGACAAACGGTTTGCACTGACTGATTCGTCTCGGCCagggcttcgatttgatattttgatcggtttctgggtcctcacggtttgggagaacggcCTCTTCGAAGTTTCGAGGCAGATTCCTTTTcattttagggttttagcgatTTTGTTTTACGCTCAGGGTGTTAGAGGCTAtcatgctgataacgtgttgtaaacttaaggatttagaattgtaagtttctgtatattattaatgaataagtgttctttttatatatgggttacaagagagataaatggaaatacaataataggaaagattacaaatcataaacataaacgaattaggaaatatgcaagttgtagccgcctctctcttctctccaagtctcgcggccgcctctctctctctaggattGGGCCGTTTCTCTCTCTAAatgtatgggccggttatggacatataccaattgatttataacaatactaaagttatatcaatatatatcaTTGCTATATTGCAAATTTGTATTCAAATTATTAACATGTGACTAATTAACCCCGATTTAATAGGAAAGGTTGAACACTTCTAGCCTTTAATTGGGGGCCatgaaaatgaataaaatgaatattaaaaagttgaacaaaattttattttaagaactgaattgaaaaaaaaaggggaGAAACAAATGTTCCTTATCAAATTTGAAAGTCTTCATTAAATCATCAATATATGAGGAACACAAAGGAATGTGGTGGGCACATATGCTtttaatttgacaaaaaaatcaatttaattgGTATCAATTTCGACAACAACAAattcatcatcttttttttttttttaaatttgatcttATGCGGTTCGACGTGTCACCTTAATGTAGTAGCATACACTAATGTTGATTTTGGggatttgacccaaaaaaaaaaaaatgttgattttgggggaaaagtattttattagttttcaaCAATTTACTAATTATAGTTTTGATTAAGAGATTGTTTATGTCATtccatcctctctctctccttgaatTTCTCTGCAAAGGTTGAGTAATCTCCTTCAGTATCGGACGGATCTAACTTTCTCCACTAGTTCAGATGTATAACTTTCTTCACCAAGGAATATTTGCATTTGAGAATTGATCAGGATGGCCCAATCCAAGGCGATGGAGTCTCTAATGCTCGATATAGAGCTGTTACAGTTGCCGGAGACGTCACCAATGTCGATGAAATCGAATCAAGACTTCGTGAAGAAGCTCTTTGATCAATGGCTTGCGCTTCCTGAAACCAATCGCTtggtaataaataataaataatgctTCGGATTTTCTTGAATAAATATTGTGACCTTAGGAGATATTTTGTCAATAGGTAGCATCATTGGTGAATGATGTCAAATCTGGAGTCGCATTGAATGTTGTCTCTGGAGGCTCTTCTGCTACAAATTCAGGGTCTAATAGTCCTTTGGCTTCAATGTTTCCGGCACGCAATGGCCCTCCTCTTTCTCCCAGGAACTCCACCGGCTCACCTCGGATCACTAGACAAAGGACTGGTCTCTCTAATCTTAGCTCTCCTCTCAAAGTTGTTTCTGACCATGTCAAAGAACTCATTCCTCAGGTCCACATTTCCATCCCACCTTCTCTACTTAAAGCTTTGATCTGGAACATTGTATGAAATGATAGTACGGACTACCCCAGAGGTGGCACTAACTTATTGTATTGCACTGCCATCTCTTACCCTATGATGTTCTcgcatttcttttattttgtaaccATTTTCTTGTGCATCTCTTAGTGCCATTTCCTTTCCATATAATCTCAGCATCGTTTGTGCTAAAAGCATTGTCTATTATTGaatgtatagttttactttGAAGATGGTCGCCCACCACCCAATGACCAAAAAGAGCAGTGCATAGCTAAGATCAACACACTTTTCCATGGCCATGAGGATGGTTTGCAATTGCAAGGTCGGTTAATTAGCTTCTTTTGAGATATCCTTATCTCTAATATTTAGTGACTAACCacgtcttttcttttcttttcagaatttaaattggTCACTTCTGAGATCTGCAAGGTTCCATCATTTTTCTCCACCTCTATTTTCAGAAAAGTTGATACCAATAACACTGGTTTTGTGAAAAGGTTTGCAGTTTCAATCCATGTGTAGCTACAAAGTTTGGTGTAGTCAAAAAGAGATCATAACTCTAAAAcccatgcattttttttttgtttacagagAAGCCTTCATTGATTATTGGGTTAAGGGAAATATGTGGACAAAGGAGATAGCAACTCAGATATTTACAATTCTGAAGCAACCAGATAAGAAGTACCTTGTCCAGGtggtttttatatattactttgtATTTGGCAACAATTCTTTATTGATTTTTACTTCGTGATGAATTTATAACAGGATGATTTCAAGCCTGTTCTCCAAGAACTATTGGCAACACACCCTGGTCTTGAATTCCTGCAAGGCACACCTGAGTTTCAGGATAGATATGGTTAGTTTtagattaaaatttattatcttgCAAAATGATATAATACAGACGAAAAAGCAAAAGAGTGCAAAAAGATGTGTTTATGATCGAtagaaacatttttataaagagGTGTGATATATGCAAAGTTGAGTATATGATCCATTTGTAATCTTTGATGTACACTTTTGGCAACAGCTGAAACTGTAATATACAGAATATATTACTACATAAATAGGAGTGGGAATGGTCATCTTACCTTAAGAGAGCTTAAGCGAGGAAATTTAGTTGACGCAATGCAACATGCCGATGAAGAAGAGGATATCAATAAGGTGTTGAGGTAGGTGGCTAGAGTTAAATTAGTAATATTTTGTAGTTGGTGTTCACGCCTTTTATTCTGACTCTTTACGGTTTACTAATTAGGTACTTCTCTTATGAGCATTTCTATGTCATATACTGCAAGTTCTGGGAGCTGGATACAGACCATGATTTCTTGATCGACAAAGAGAATCTCATCAGATACAGTAACCATGCTCTCACCTACAGGATTGTCGACCGAATCTTTTCTCAGGTCTGCTATTCCGCTTCTTCCCCcctgccttttttttttttaatcttctgCGCTTCGGAATGTCATTGTCAATATGCCTTTTCATATAGGTACCAAGGAAGTTTACTAGTAAAACCGAAGGAAAGATGTGTTATGAGGATTTCGTTTATTTCATTCTGGCTGAAGAAGACAAGTCATCAGAACCTAGTCTAGAGTATTGGTGAGagtgaaacttttttttattgggTGTAGGTGTTATTTGGTAAGAGTTATGTTATGATATTAATGTTGATGATGAAGGTTCAAGTGCATAGATTTGGATGCAAATGGTGTCCTGACACGGAATGAGCTGCAATTCTTTTATGAGGAGCAGCTGCATAGAATGGAATGCATGGCGCAAGAGGCGGTGCTGTTTGAGGATATTTTGTGCCAATTATTTGATATGGTCAAACCAGAAGACGAAGGGTACATTTGTCTGAATGATTTGAAGGGCTCTAAACTTTCCggaaatgttttcaatatactTTTCAACCTGAACAAGTTTATGGCGTTTGAAACACGTGATCCCTTCCTCATTCGCCAGGTAACTATGTCCAATAAATATTCCACTATGACCAATTATTTCATATGGTAAAACCAGAAGACTTATTGTTCTCTTATTGATTCGTAGGAGCGCGCAAATCCTACATGGACCGAGTGGGATCGTTTTGCTCATAGGGAATACATTAGGCTATCTATGGAAGAAGACGTCGAAGATGTGTCTAACGGAAGTGCTGAAGCATGGGACGACTCGCTTGAGGTCTCCTTTTGAGCGACTTATTATGGTAATTTAATCAACAATTTCCTAAAGCTTTAAAAGAGTGAGGGCTGGTTTAAAAACAATTCGGGTTATGGAATATATGGGGGAACTGAAGCTGAAAGCTATTATTGATACAGTTTTGATTTGGGTCTGGATTCAGTTTGACATAAACAATAATCTCTAAAGAACATTGAGTTTTTACTTGGTATATTTCCCTCTGGGACGTTCAGTTCTGGTTATGGTTTTATTTGGatacttcaaaaataaaaacgcatTTGTTTGTTGATTTGTTGGTTTTTCTTTTCTGAACGAGTCTCAGTTTCACCCTCTAGAAAATGTCAATTCGAAAGATAGATCAAAACATAATGTCCTCATTTTATCTTACTATCATGTATTATGCACAAGTTTAACTGTAATGAAAAAGAAGATTCATCAAATTGTCAAGTAGATCATCATATaatctttatttctattacttatGATTAGGGATGTTGTATAGGGTTGTCCAGCCCAACCCAACCCTATTTAGTTTAAGCTCAACGCTAAGTGAACCCTAACCCTTTCAAAACCCATTAAACTATGTTAAATAGGGCTCAACTCTTATTAACCCTTTAAAtcctttataattttttatgtaaaatattttccaTAGTGGTTAtcatataaaaagttaaatcaAATAACATTAAATCAAAAGTTTGAGTCTTATATAAATAGCAAACCACGACACTTAGTTTgaaaaaacccaaatctaagacattgtaaaaattgtaaaaaagttCTATTTTGATAAAGGTTCCTTCTGCTCTTCGGCTCTTCTAACGCATATGACTTCTTTCTTTTCAATTTGCCATTGACTCTATTACTTCCTTGTCACAGAATGACAACCCCACATCTTCATCTTGCTTCAAGGTCATAAGAATATAAACAATGAGCTCATAAGAACACAGACAACACATATagtaaattcataaaaatacaGTCAACACAAACAACAAGAACATGAACACAACAGATAGCAAACTCATCTGCATAAAGTACAGCACAACACATATAGCAAACTCATAAAAAACAGAACATTTAGTCATTTGCATTAAGTACAACAGAATTAAGGACGCAACAGAACTAAATTGTAATTGAACTAAGATCAAAATCCAAGATACATGAAAACCAGTCACATTACATGGTGCTTTAACATCTCATGAACTAAGTGCATGCTCTCATATAACTAAGAACACAAACAACACAAATagcaaactcataaaaatacaGTCAACACAGACAATAAGAACATGACACATTAACATATAGCCAACATAACATAATGGGttttcaaacaatcaaagttATATGCTTCAgccttttaaaataaaacccaTCACTGATAATCAATCTAAACTTTCCTCCATGAGAACATAATGGGTTTTCAAACAATCAATTCCAATTCACAGACCAAAGAAACTTTCTCTGGGAGTCCAAATCAACAAATGGTTTTGCTGGAAAGCTTTACCTTCATGTGCTAGAGTCTCTAACTTCTGAGCTACTTTTTATagattcatcatcttcatcatcgaAGTAATCTTCAATATTTCCTGTAGTTAATGAATATAAGTTAGATaaagaacataaaaaaatatgtaagttGATAATGAAATTTTTACCTTCAAACTGGGTTTAAAAAAGCGTGCTAAGGCGTCGCTAAGGCGTGAGGCGACCTTGGTTGGGAGGGTCACCGCCTCGAGGAGGTGAAGCAAGGCGAATTCGAGTAAGCGTTGCTTCAACCTCACCTCAAGCCGCCTTTCACGCCTCACGCTTCATCACGCTTCATCGCTTATGCAACTAAAGGTAAGATTCCTATCACAAGT contains these protein-coding regions:
- the LOC106436824 gene encoding probable serine/threonine protein phosphatase 2A regulatory subunit B''delta, which produces MAQSKAMESLMLDIELLQLPETSPMSMKSNQDFVKKLFDQWLALPETNRLVASLVNDVKSGVALNVVSGGSSATNSGSNSPLASMFPARNGPPLSPRNSTGSPRITRQRTGLSNLSSPLKVVSDHVKELIPQFYFEDGRPPPNDQKEQCIAKINTLFHGHEDGLQLQEFKLVTSEICKVPSFFSTSIFRKVDTNNTGFVKREAFIDYWVKGNMWTKEIATQIFTILKQPDKKYLVQDDFKPVLQELLATHPGLEFLQGTPEFQDRYAETVIYRIYYYINRSGNGHLTLRELKRGNLVDAMQHADEEEDINKVLRYFSYEHFYVIYCKFWELDTDHDFLIDKENLIRYSNHALTYRIVDRIFSQVPRKFTSKTEGKMCYEDFVYFILAEEDKSSEPSLEYWFKCIDLDANGVLTRNELQFFYEEQLHRMECMAQEAVLFEDILCQLFDMVKPEDEGYICLNDLKGSKLSGNVFNILFNLNKFMAFETRDPFLIRQERANPTWTEWDRFAHREYIRLSMEEDVEDVSNGSAEAWDDSLEVSF